In Crinalium epipsammum PCC 9333, the following are encoded in one genomic region:
- a CDS encoding potassium channel family protein translates to MSLSGLRFFSSLRKDNKQFAVIGLGRFGRAVCTTLRGLGHEVLATDIDEAKVAQALTDQIANHAMQLDSTQSSALKEAGIFEFDTVIVAIGNYLEESIITTLNVKEAGVPHVVAKASSDIHVKLLKKVGADLVVFPENEAGCVLARSLTKPAILDRFDLDPENSIVEIIVPDEFDGKTISELQLRSRYGLNLLAVSYNDKFEINPNPNQRLYKGSAIVVIGTNKDINRLPNLSS, encoded by the coding sequence GTGAGTTTATCAGGGTTACGGTTTTTTAGCAGTTTACGCAAAGATAACAAACAGTTTGCTGTGATCGGCTTAGGACGTTTTGGTAGGGCTGTATGTACGACCTTGCGCGGATTAGGACATGAAGTATTAGCGACTGATATTGATGAAGCAAAAGTTGCTCAAGCTTTAACAGATCAAATTGCTAACCATGCAATGCAACTAGATTCTACCCAGTCTTCAGCATTGAAAGAAGCGGGAATTTTTGAGTTTGATACTGTGATTGTTGCCATCGGTAACTATTTAGAAGAAAGCATTATTACAACTTTGAATGTCAAAGAAGCTGGTGTACCTCATGTAGTAGCAAAAGCTTCGTCTGATATTCATGTGAAGTTGTTAAAAAAAGTTGGGGCAGATCTGGTAGTTTTTCCTGAGAATGAAGCTGGTTGTGTCTTAGCGCGATCGCTTACTAAACCAGCTATTTTAGATCGATTTGATTTAGATCCAGAAAACAGTATTGTTGAAATTATTGTTCCTGATGAGTTTGATGGCAAAACTATCTCAGAACTTCAACTTCGTAGCCGTTATGGTTTAAACTTACTAGCAGTAAGTTACAACGATAAGTTTGAGATTAATCCAAATCCTAATCAGCGACTATATAAAGGTTCAGCCATCGTCGTGATTGGAACAAACAAAGATATTAATCGCTTACCAAATTTAAGCAGTTAG
- a CDS encoding homogentisate phytyltransferase, with translation MSQLSSQKSSLQSLNSIPLNTAKQTKSWLYSFWKFSRPHTIIGTSLSVLGLYLISLALTSNNFATIQLTQLIGSWIACLCGNVYIVGLNQLEDVEIDQINKPHLPIAAGEFSRQQAQLIVGVMGISALVLAWLQGLYLFGMVGSSLAIGTAYSLPPIRLKQFPFWAALCIFSVRGTIVNLGLFLHFNWVLTGNTQIFGNIPPAVWALTLFILVFTIAIAIFKDIPDMEGDRQYNITTFTIKLGGAAVFNLARWVLTVCYLGMIIAGVLLLPNVNSTFLVVSHLLLLVLMWWQSREVDLQDKRAIASYYQFIWKLFFLEYFIFPAACLLA, from the coding sequence ATGAGCCAGCTTTCTTCGCAAAAATCCTCCCTACAATCTCTTAACTCAATTCCTCTTAATACAGCCAAACAAACAAAGTCCTGGCTATACTCTTTTTGGAAGTTTTCACGCCCACATACAATTATTGGTACTAGCTTAAGTGTTTTGGGATTATACTTAATTTCCCTAGCACTGACTTCTAACAATTTCGCAACTATTCAACTCACTCAACTTATAGGTAGTTGGATTGCTTGTTTATGTGGAAATGTCTACATTGTCGGGTTAAATCAATTAGAAGATGTAGAAATTGATCAGATTAATAAGCCACATCTTCCAATAGCTGCGGGTGAGTTTTCTCGCCAACAAGCGCAGTTAATTGTTGGAGTCATGGGAATTTCTGCGCTGGTGTTGGCATGGCTACAAGGCTTGTATTTATTCGGAATGGTGGGGAGTAGTTTAGCAATTGGTACTGCTTATTCTTTACCTCCGATACGGTTAAAACAGTTCCCTTTTTGGGCTGCTTTATGTATCTTTTCTGTCCGAGGAACAATTGTTAATTTAGGATTATTTTTACACTTCAACTGGGTGTTAACTGGAAATACTCAAATATTTGGTAATATTCCGCCTGCTGTGTGGGCGCTGACGCTATTTATTTTAGTGTTTACCATTGCGATCGCCATTTTCAAAGATATCCCAGATATGGAAGGCGATCGCCAATACAACATTACTACCTTTACAATCAAACTTGGTGGCGCGGCGGTGTTTAATTTAGCACGCTGGGTGTTAACAGTATGCTACTTAGGGATGATTATTGCTGGTGTACTATTGCTTCCCAATGTCAACTCAACATTCTTGGTAGTTAGTCACCTGTTACTTTTAGTTTTAATGTGGTGGCAGAGTAGGGAAGTTGATTTACAGGATAAGCGTGCGATCGCCAGTTACTACCAATTCATTTGGAAGCTATTTTTCTTAGAATATTTCATTTTTCCAGCCGCTTGTCTATTAGCTTAA
- a CDS encoding methyltransferase domain-containing protein → MTETLYQQIQQFYDSSSGLWEQTWGEHMHHGYYGADGRQKKERRQAQIDLIEELLNWSGVQNLATNAEDAPQILDVGCGIGGSSLYLAQKFNANATGITLSPVQAARANERAEAAGKGKQLKFLVADALNMPFPDNSFDLVWSLESGEHMPNKQQFLQECYRVLKPGGTFIMATWCHRPTDGVAGKLSAEEQKHLAEIYRVYCLPYVISLPEYEAIARNLGFQNLRTADWSTAVAPFWDDVIASAFNFDAIIGLLSSGWTTIQAALSMGLMSGGYQQGLIKFALLSGQKSFEE, encoded by the coding sequence ATGACTGAGACTCTTTATCAGCAAATTCAGCAATTTTATGACTCTTCATCTGGTTTGTGGGAACAGACTTGGGGAGAACATATGCACCACGGCTACTATGGTGCAGATGGTAGACAGAAAAAAGAGCGCCGTCAAGCACAAATAGACTTGATAGAGGAATTGCTTAACTGGTCAGGAGTACAAAATTTAGCTACCAATGCAGAAGATGCTCCACAAATCTTAGATGTCGGTTGTGGTATTGGTGGAAGTTCCCTGTATTTAGCACAAAAGTTTAATGCTAATGCAACAGGCATCACTCTCAGTCCAGTGCAAGCTGCTAGGGCAAATGAACGCGCTGAAGCTGCGGGGAAAGGGAAGCAGCTTAAATTTTTGGTAGCAGATGCTTTGAATATGCCTTTCCCTGACAACTCCTTTGATTTAGTTTGGTCGTTGGAAAGCGGCGAACATATGCCAAATAAACAGCAGTTTTTGCAAGAGTGCTACCGAGTTTTAAAGCCTGGTGGCACTTTTATCATGGCAACTTGGTGTCATCGACCTACTGATGGGGTAGCAGGAAAACTGAGTGCAGAAGAACAAAAGCACTTGGCAGAAATTTATCGAGTCTACTGTTTACCTTACGTGATTTCGTTACCAGAATATGAAGCGATCGCTCGTAATCTTGGTTTCCAAAACCTCCGCACCGCAGATTGGTCAACAGCAGTAGCACCTTTCTGGGATGATGTGATTGCGTCAGCTTTTAATTTCGATGCCATTATCGGGTTGCTTTCGAGTGGCTGGACAACTATTCAAGCTGCTTTGTCAATGGGATTAATGAGTGGAGGATATCAGCAGGGATTAATTAAATTTGCATTACTATCTGGACAAAAATCATTTGAGGAATAA
- a CDS encoding TrkH family potassium uptake protein — MTVSRTICLGFLSVIAVGTILLLMPFSNSSGNWNDPLVALFTATSAVCVTGLGVVDTGTYFSFWGQFVMVVLVQIGGLGYMTATTFLLLLIGARFSLRDKIAIQQSLDRSSIYGSDQVLRSIIATTIIFELTGVFLLLPVFIPQHGFYQGLWIAIFHSINSWNNAGFSLFKDNLIGYQSSVLLNFTVTGLIIFGGIGYQVIMELYLWLRDRLTKKPERLLFSLNFKVATTTTLILLILGTISFFLIELRNPETFGQMNLVNKIMAAWFQSVTTRTAGFNTVDFGKMTTAGLFITIALMFIGASPGGTGGGMKTTTLRVLTSCTKAILQGQEQVLLYKRQVPISLILKAVGVLIGSVGTVVLATMMIALVEPNLNFIQILFEVVSAFATVGLSTGITATISPVAKLVLILTMYVGRVGVLLLMSAILGDPKPSAIRYPEENLIVG, encoded by the coding sequence ATGACAGTTTCTCGTACAATTTGCTTGGGATTTCTGAGTGTGATTGCAGTAGGAACCATTCTGCTGCTGATGCCTTTCTCTAATAGTAGCGGTAACTGGAACGATCCACTCGTTGCTTTATTCACTGCAACTTCTGCTGTCTGCGTTACAGGTTTAGGCGTTGTAGATACAGGTACATATTTTTCTTTTTGGGGACAATTTGTGATGGTTGTGCTTGTCCAAATTGGCGGACTAGGCTATATGACGGCAACCACTTTTCTGTTGTTATTAATTGGTGCGAGATTTAGTCTCAGAGATAAAATTGCTATTCAACAATCTTTAGATCGCTCAAGTATTTATGGAAGCGATCAAGTTTTACGTTCAATTATTGCTACAACAATAATTTTTGAATTAACCGGGGTTTTTCTACTTTTACCAGTTTTTATCCCGCAACATGGATTTTATCAAGGCTTGTGGATTGCCATATTTCATAGTATCAATTCTTGGAATAATGCTGGTTTCAGTTTGTTTAAAGATAACTTAATTGGTTATCAGTCTTCAGTTTTGTTAAATTTTACAGTGACCGGATTAATTATTTTTGGTGGAATTGGCTACCAAGTAATTATGGAACTGTATTTATGGTTACGCGATCGCCTCACCAAAAAGCCTGAAAGATTGCTATTTTCCCTCAATTTCAAGGTTGCTACTACCACAACTCTTATACTGTTAATCCTGGGAACAATATCTTTCTTTTTAATAGAATTAAGAAACCCTGAAACATTTGGGCAAATGAATTTAGTCAATAAAATCATGGCAGCATGGTTTCAATCAGTGACAACTAGAACAGCAGGATTTAATACAGTTGATTTTGGTAAAATGACTACTGCTGGTTTATTTATTACCATTGCTTTAATGTTTATTGGTGCGTCTCCAGGTGGTACAGGCGGAGGGATGAAAACCACAACTTTAAGAGTCTTAACCAGTTGTACTAAAGCAATTTTACAAGGTCAAGAGCAGGTACTTTTATATAAACGACAAGTACCTATCTCTCTAATTTTAAAAGCTGTTGGTGTATTAATAGGTTCAGTTGGGACAGTTGTTTTAGCAACAATGATGATTGCACTGGTTGAGCCAAATTTAAACTTCATCCAAATTTTGTTTGAGGTAGTTTCAGCCTTTGCTACCGTTGGTTTATCAACGGGAATTACTGCTACTATATCACCTGTAGCAAAATTAGTTTTAATTCTTACTATGTATGTCGGGAGAGTAGGCGTTTTACTTTTGATGTCAGCTATTTTAGGAGATCCCAAACCTAGTGCTATTCGTTATCCCGAAGAAAACTTAATTGTTGGGTGA
- a CDS encoding tetratricopeptide repeat protein, with protein MLSQKKSISAIAITLSIFGLTNAETALSGEIFKGKLGESTLRSKQLIEGSYTENIDAAILFQQGIREYNRKNYPNAVVALRKALAFDPSLAMAHYLLGNSLAEVGDFSGAVNEYLVTINLQPSLPEVYYNNAVALSKLGRLDEAINQYQYALSFNPSLVDAYYNLGLILEAQGKTDAAIAQYQQAIRINPNYAAAQYNLGLLYLKQEQTEPAIAAFQQAVKSDPSFAPAHYQLGLLLALRNDLDAAKTSLNKAVGLNQGLAQAQYGLGVVHAQQGDYKAAIGRLEQAIKQDPKNVNAYQQLGTVLTQRGNYKAAIATFKQAIRLSSDDALTHYNLAVALHRDKQLPEAIAEYKEAIVLNPNLADAFYNLGLALQQSNQRQDAISFLAEARELYNKQGNQEKTEQVDLFLQRLALPATPALPQK; from the coding sequence ATGTTGAGTCAAAAAAAATCTATTTCTGCAATTGCTATTACTTTGAGTATTTTCGGTTTAACAAATGCTGAAACTGCGTTGTCAGGGGAGATTTTTAAAGGAAAATTAGGCGAATCAACTCTCCGTTCTAAACAGTTAATAGAGGGAAGTTATACTGAAAATATTGATGCAGCAATTTTATTTCAACAAGGAATTAGGGAATATAATCGCAAAAATTACCCAAATGCTGTAGTGGCATTACGCAAGGCGCTGGCATTTGATCCTTCTCTAGCGATGGCTCATTATTTATTAGGTAATAGTTTAGCAGAAGTTGGTGATTTCTCTGGAGCAGTTAATGAGTATCTAGTTACAATTAATTTGCAACCCTCACTGCCAGAAGTTTATTACAACAACGCTGTAGCTTTATCTAAATTAGGACGACTAGACGAAGCAATTAATCAGTACCAGTATGCTTTAAGCTTTAACCCCAGTCTGGTAGATGCTTACTATAACTTAGGTTTAATATTGGAAGCACAAGGAAAAACTGATGCAGCGATCGCACAATACCAGCAAGCAATAAGGATTAACCCTAACTATGCAGCGGCTCAATATAATTTAGGGTTGTTATATTTAAAACAAGAGCAAACAGAACCCGCGATCGCAGCTTTTCAACAAGCAGTTAAAAGTGACCCTAGCTTTGCCCCAGCACATTATCAGTTAGGATTACTTTTAGCTTTAAGAAATGATTTAGATGCTGCTAAAACTTCATTAAACAAAGCGGTTGGGCTTAATCAAGGTTTAGCTCAAGCTCAGTATGGCTTAGGAGTTGTTCATGCTCAACAAGGTGATTATAAAGCTGCTATTGGTAGGTTAGAACAGGCAATTAAGCAAGATCCTAAAAATGTAAATGCTTATCAGCAATTAGGCACAGTGTTAACTCAAAGAGGTAATTATAAGGCGGCTATTGCTACTTTTAAACAAGCAATTCGCCTTAGCTCTGATGATGCCCTAACACACTATAACTTAGCTGTAGCACTCCATCGAGACAAACAATTGCCAGAAGCGATCGCAGAATATAAAGAAGCGATCGTACTAAACCCTAATTTAGCCGATGCTTTTTATAACTTAGGTTTAGCTTTGCAACAATCTAATCAGCGCCAAGATGCTATCTCATTTTTAGCGGAAGCAAGAGAATTATATAACAAGCAAGGTAATCAGGAAAAAACTGAACAAGTTGACCTATTTTTACAGCGTTTAGCTTTACCAGCAACCCCTGCATTACCTCAGAAATAA